TTCTGCCCGCCCTGTACACACCTGCCCGCTCCGTGTGCCTGCAGCCGGCCCGTGCCCAGCGCCCCGCACTCCCCGCACTCCCTGCCCGCTCCAGGGCCGTGCCCGGGACACTCCGGTCCCTGCCCGGGCTCCGAGGGGTCCCAGCAGAGCCGTAGCGCGGCCCGGGCTCTCCGGGACCCCCTCTCTCCTCGGTGGGGACAGATCGCCGGCTTCGAGGAACCGGCGCGGGGGAAGAGCCTGGAGGAGCGCAGccctgtccttcctcctctcctcctcctcctctccggGGGCAGAgctccccgcagcccccccggCCGGGCATTCCCGCTCCTCGGGGCCCTGAATTATTCAGCCCGGCTGTGGGAACGTCCCACGGGGACGCACCGGGAGGGGAGGGCGCAGCGCAGCCCCGGCCGTGCGGGGGCAGGACGGGACCCATCCTCGACCACCCCGCACCCCCTGCTCCGGGCCGCCCCCTCCAGCGGAGCCCCCAAACCTCCGCATTGCGGGGAGAGCGCCGAGGCCGCCCCGTGCCCCGTTCCCTCCTGGCAGCACGGTGGTGCCCCGGGCTTGGGGGGTCCCTCGGGGGCTCGGGGGGTCCCTCTGGGTTCGGGGGTCCCTCTGGGTtcgggggcggcgcgggcgggggcgggcgcggggctggggggggcgcggggctggggggggcggttgttgctgtttttatgAATGAGCGGCGATTACTATGCGGCGCGCGCGCTCCCGCGCTGCCCGCGCGGGCGCTGATTGGCTCCGTTGCGGCATTGACGTCACGGCGAGGCCGGGGGGCCGTGAGTCACCCGCGCcgggcccccccggcccccggTCGGTCCGGTCGCTATAACTCGGCGGCGCCCATGGCAccggggcggccccgcgcaGCCCCGGCAGGTGAGTGCCCGGCACCGGCGGCACCGGCGGCCCCGGCGGAGGGGGACCCCGCTCTGGCGGAGCGCCGCGCTACGGGGAGGGTGGCGAGGGGCGGCCGTGCCCCCCCAGCCGGTCCAGGCGCTGCGCTGCCGGCCCGGGGAGGGCTAGACCCCCGGGTAAGGAGGGACGCCATGGTGGGGACGGGAGGGGGTCTGCTCCCGCGGGGTGATGAGCGGGGGGCAGGGGGACCCCCTTTACCTGCTGCCGGGATCCCCTCACTTCGGTGTTTTCCACTGCCAGTCCTGCTCCCCTGGATTTACCCATCAAAATCAGGCAGTGCCCAACCCCCAGCAGctaaggcaggcaggagcaggggtggtgtgtgtgtgtgtgtgtgtgtgtgcgcgcgTGTGTTCCCTTCCCTTTATTCacctatttattttaaaactaaaccATCTCATCCAGAAAAATCCCCTCGGAGCAAGCAGCGAGTGCACTCTCAACCTccactgctctgcccaccctccTGAGGACAACTTTTGGGGGCAGGCAGTACTGTCCCATCGGGGCAGCTCGtggacagcagctgctgaggggctgctcctgcaggccaGCCTCTGCCACCATGATGGAGAAAGGGCCCCCCAACTCCAGCGAAGGCCAGCAAGGCTGGTTCTCAGCCAGGAATGGCAGCGGCAGCTCCTTGGACCTGGAGTCTGTGGTGCAGCCCCTCGCCTTGAACCCGTGGGATGTTGTCCTCTGCATCTCGGGGACCATCATCTCCTGTGAGAACGCCATCGTGGTGGTGGTCATCTTCTACACCCCGGCCTTCCGCGCCCCCATGTTCCTCCTGATCGGCAGCTTGGCCACCGCCGACCTCCTGGCAGGCGTGGGGCTGATCCTGCACTTTGCCTTTGTGTACTTCATCCCATCAGAGGCCGTCAGCCTCCTCACCGTGGGGCTGCTGGTCGGCTCCTTCACGGCCAGCGTCTGCAGCCTGCTGGCCATCACCATCGACCGCTACCTGTCCCTCTACAACGCCCTCACCTACTACTCGGAGAGGACGGTCACCAGGACTTACATCATGCTGATGCTCACCTGGGGAGCCTCCATCTGCCACGGGCTGCTGCCCGTCCTGGGCTGGAACTGCCTGGCGGAGCCGTCGGCCTGCAGCGTGGTCAGGCCGCTGACCAAGAGCCACCTGGTGCTGCTCTCGGCCTCCCTGCTGGCGGTGCTGGCCGCGATGCTCCAGCTGTACGTGCAGATCTGCCGGATCGTGTGCCGGCACGCCCACCAGATCGCCGTGCAGAGGCACTTCTTGGCCAGCTCCCACTACGGCACCAGCACGCGCAAGGGCATCGCCACGCCGGCCGTCATCCTGGGCACGCTGGCgtcctgctggctgcccttTGCCATCTACGGGCTGCTGGGGGACTGCAGCTCCCCGGCGCTCTACACCTACGCCACGCTGCTCCCCGCCACCTACAACTCCCTGCTGAACCCCGTCATCTACGCCTTCAGGAACCGCGAGATCCAGAAGGTGCTGTGGGCCGTGTGCTGTGGCTGCGTCTCCCCCTCGCCGCCCTTCCGCTCCCGCTCCCCCAGCGACGTCTGACCCCCCCATCCCTCACTCACCTTCACTTCACTGCAGCCGGGGGATTTGCTCTCATGCCCCCTTTTCATGCAGGAGCTCTTGGAAAcaagcagctcttcccagcctCGTCCTTTTTGGGCACAACCCCTTCTTCTCCtctatttttccactttttgaATAGAGAGAAAGACATATTTTTTATCCATAATATAATCTATATTTATGTGTGAGAGAGAGGGGGCTGATCctcatattttctttaaaactatttatgatgctttatttttttaagggtGGGGAAACGCCAGGAACGTTCACCCCACTCTTGTTTTTTTTACAGCCTTGTTATTTACCTCAGATAgtcagaatatattttatacatttggggaaggggaggagagaCTCGTTGCCAGAGGAGGAGGGACTCAACCCCCTCCCCCCCTTCTCCAGCCacccatttatttatttatcggtatttgaattattatttaatttgatttcCATGCCTCCCTCCCGCACCCagtgctgggccctgctgccctctaGTGCTCGCTGCCTTCAggagggggggctgcccgagcctctgcacccccaaacccacaagttttggggtcccctgtgTGCTGCCACCCCCCCCCCTCACGGCACCCAGGGCTCCCCCTGCCAAAGCCTTTCTTTGCACTGGGGTTGGATTTGCACATTTCTGGGGAGATGGATGTGAAGGGCCCCTCGTGAAGGGCCCCTCGTGAAGGGGacccctggggatggggaccccctgggatggggaccCCTCTGGATGGGGACCCCTCGGGATGGGGACCCTCGGTGGGTCAGGGTGGGGGGGCTGCTTCTTGTTTACAACTCTGGTAGGGGAATAAATCAATTTGTGGTATGAGGTGCGGCTGTTTgatgctggggagggggtgggacGGTGTTTCCCgagggggcagagcagggggaggtTCCCGAGTGCCACCAGGGCCATCCCTGCTCCGTTTCCCTGCTCCCGGATGAGAGATGCCGAGTGACAGCGCTTCCCGCACCCATCACATCCTGTTAGCAGGAGCTGGCCCGGGGGGAGCAGCACGGAGGCCCCtgaccatcctcatcctcacagccccagcaggcacaggggctgcatCCGGCTCTGCTGGTGACATCTGACACGTCCCCCACCCGGGGATGGCAGGGACTCATTCACGGCTTCCATCCGAGGGGTGCAGCCTGGGCCCTCCATCCAGGGGAACGGCgcctctgcctccagctctgctcccgGTCCCTCTCCTGGTGAAGGGGGCACGGGGGCCGTGCCCAGCACCCCTCGCTGAGATCCCCAGAGTCGCCGCTCACATGGGATCCGAGCAGCCCCCCGGCGGCCCCAGCTGCCTGCCGGCGGCAGGGAGGGCGGGTTAATGATGGCAGAGCTAATTAGGGCAGCTCGGCCCCTCGGGTACCGCCCTGCGCGCCCCCCGAGCCGCCCCGGCCGGGCCAGCGGGGCTCCCACGGGAATTTGTGCATCTCAGATGCGCTGGGATGCGGCAGAGCCCGGGGCTGggcgcggccggggccgggggtgTCTGCGGCCCCCAGGCTCTGCTTCGCCTTGGCTCGGGACCTGGTGGCAACCCCGAGGGCCGCGGCTGTTTATTGCAAAGGAAATGCAGATTTCCCTGAGcgctggcaggggctgtgccagcaagTGATGCGGGGAGGGAGGTGGGGCTGAATGGGGGGGCCGAGGGCCCCACAGATTGtcccctgctctcccagggctgggctcaggctggggatggggaatttcgggctccccctgtccccagtgagGTTAAGCCAGAGGGTGGAGCTGTTCATTCTACCCCAGGGCCCCGCTGAGATCCCTCAGGAGATGAATCCCAAGCCTACCTCCCCCAGCAGTGAAAAATCCtgcaattcccagctctgctgtgctcaggggcAGTTTTTACCTGGTGATTCTTATATCAACATCACATGGCAGCTGAAactgcttttctctccctcGTGCCTCCCCTGCTGATGTCTTCAGAGGGAGCTTCTCCACGGTGTGcaagcccatccagttcctcCCACTCCCCGGGCTCCCTGTCACttcccctggggacagggtgacacACCAGAGTGTGCaaggcacagaggcagcaccaTTCAGGTGTGCTGGAAGCCCTGCTCAGGctcccacccagcacagccagtgctggggggcacagggctgcagccccccattccagctcctggcagggctgtgctgatgctgtgctgagcttcccaggctgctgggggcaggcagagggctcaggagctgtggTGACAACGTGGCACCAGAAGCCATCACAGCTCAGGCCAAGGCGCTTCCCCAGCACCAGGAACTCGGGAGCTGAGCCCCCACTGAATCCTTGTCACCCCCACCCCGAGAATGTCACCCCCAGgcatcccctgctgccagcacggGGTCATTGCCCAGCTCCGTGTGCCCCTTCCCGGGGGGAGGAGGCACCTTTGGCTCCCGCCTGTGGCcgttccctgctccaggagggctgggggagcctgggccctgctggtcgctctccagccaggccagagcCATTCCcggctgctccaggcctttgggggaggatggagcaggtgGGGACACACAGCAGGGCCCAGCCTGCTCCCTTTTGTGTggagaaagaggcagaaagTGAAGCTATAAAAAAGAGTCAAATCCATCCAAGAAGGTGCCAGAGTGCTGAGCAGCCACCCCCACgccagggatgtgcaggagaGGCTCGGGAGGGACCAACAGCCCAACTTTGGGGTTAAAATATGAGCTAAGAGAGGTGGGCATGGCCTCACCCCAGCTGTGCTCGCACAtctggcagggccagcccttcccaggctcccagcagatgctgcaggcacaggcagctcctgtctccaaggcctggctgtgctgcagggcaggcaggggggtGGGCTGGGgttctctcccctctctgctggcagcagtggggcCCAGATCTGGCTCCAAGCACTTGCCCTTGGCCACCGTGCAGGtgagagagctggcagcacccacAACAGAGGCAGGGCTGGTCCCAAAccaccctgctccagccctggtgccaaAACCTCCGGGGTTTTGCCAgatgggggagggaaggaggctgcTGCTACTGCAAAACCTCCCCCTGGCACCCTGAACCCCAAGTGGCCTGCCTGGGGtgcagctgagagctgcccttcccaaaccccaccccagggctgggtctGTGCTCTCAGTGCCTTACTGAGTGCCCATGATGGGACCACGAGTCCTGAGGTGCCTCCTCCTGCACCACCCTGGGACCGCCGGGCCATggggagggctggcagctccagttATGGGCCTGGGTTACATTTAAATGAGAAACCTCAGCCCTAGCTTGGGggattttgtttccttggaagcggcagcaggcaggaaatgaagaaaacacGGCCCTGCTGTAAGTGTTTTACCAAATGCCGGAGGCAGCGGGAGGcacttcccagcacagcccggccTCGAGCATCATCCCcggccaccaccaccacagccaCGGCTCTGGGGCATCCATGGTGCTTCCCGGGGAGGGAGGCCTGTCTGAAAGGGCTCTGCTTGGTGGGAGACAGCAGAGCTCAAGGAGAGGGGCTCAGCAGCCTCCCATTTTATCCCTGCTGCCTCGTGCCACGAGCCCACGGCTGTGCAGGGACCCGGGGCCAGCAGGAccctctgctctccacagaAAGCCCCCAGAGGACCAGGCTTCCAtgctggctcagggctggggctttGTCTAACTGGATGGGCAGAGTAATTCAGCCCTGGCCACCTCCCCAGTCCTGCCTTAAGCCCTGGCCATGGCGGCGCTGGCCTTTGCAGAGCGGCTGAGCCcggtgcagagctgctgccctgccagacTGCAGAAACTTGAGCTCCAAATAACATAATTCCTCTGGCACCCCGTGGTTATTtgtgagctgctgtgagcagatgGAAGAGTTACAGATAAAGCCATCCGCAGCACGGGAGCCGATTGCCTTCCCCACACACCCGCGTAGGCAACGgcaaaggcagggaggaggagagaaaaacccACCAGGCAGCGGGAGCGCCAGAGAGGAGTCAGCCATTTctgaggggctgagctgccatCTCAGCACACCTACGTGCGAGGAACGGGGACTCTCTGCTGGCACCGGGCCCTCCCAGgatgctgggagaggggagcgCTCTCCCACCGCCCGTGGCCGCCTGGGCAGGGACGGCAGCGCCAGTCGGGGGTGACATTGGCACGGCGGAGCTGCCACACACGGGGAGAGCAGGCTGCTAACGCTGATCCGAGCTGGCAGCGCCTGCACTCGCCTCGGTCCCAGAGGGGGAATTAAGGGAGAGAAGCTGACGTCAGTGGTGGAAAGGACACACAGCCCACTCGTCCAAGGCAGCCGGCAGCATCTTCTGGGTGTTGCTAACACCACCttgaaggagaaaattaaatagGTCTTTGGAGACGGGGGCTCCTGTGAAGGCGCAGCCTGGCCAGCTGTGATCCTGTGCCGAGTCATGTGGAAGAGACAGACGGGCACGGAGAGGGATCAAAGGCCGGGGCCGAGCTGGGTGTGCCAGGGCTGCGGAGCTGCGGAGACGCTGCCCCAGCTGCGGCAGCAAAGCGCTGCTcacgggcagggctggggctcacaCAATCGATCACTGCcagccttctcctccctgcaccCGCTAAACCTCAGCCTCCAGGAGCTTCCCCGCTCCGCGGAGGGTGGAAGGATAGGGCTCTGTGGGTTACCCAGGAAGGCAGATCTGGAGCTAAGATCTCCCTGTTGTTTAGGGGGTTAAACCAGCACAAAACTCACCAACACCCGACTTCCAAGGGCTCCCACTCCAAAAGCACAAAGCTAGGTGTTGTCCTGAACCCCAGAAAAGCAAAGGCACCACCTGGCCACAGCCACGCCCAGCCTaaggcagccaggagctccagttgctcctccctggctccagctggagccaagggctgggacaggcagctcGAGGGAGCGTGGaagccccagagctccctccttcccctgccctctgCGCCCCTGCACGACTAAAGGCCTTGCTTGTTCAGGAGCTGGCAAGGCCAATTAATCTAATGAGGTTTTGCAGCCAGGGACCAT
This portion of the Molothrus ater isolate BHLD 08-10-18 breed brown headed cowbird chromosome 24, BPBGC_Mater_1.1, whole genome shotgun sequence genome encodes:
- the GPR3 gene encoding G-protein coupled receptor 3 — protein: MMEKGPPNSSEGQQGWFSARNGSGSSLDLESVVQPLALNPWDVVLCISGTIISCENAIVVVVIFYTPAFRAPMFLLIGSLATADLLAGVGLILHFAFVYFIPSEAVSLLTVGLLVGSFTASVCSLLAITIDRYLSLYNALTYYSERTVTRTYIMLMLTWGASICHGLLPVLGWNCLAEPSACSVVRPLTKSHLVLLSASLLAVLAAMLQLYVQICRIVCRHAHQIAVQRHFLASSHYGTSTRKGIATPAVILGTLASCWLPFAIYGLLGDCSSPALYTYATLLPATYNSLLNPVIYAFRNREIQKVLWAVCCGCVSPSPPFRSRSPSDV